The genomic region CCACCGACCAGGCCCGCGCAGAGGTCCGACAGGATATCTCCGTAGAGATTCGGCAGCACCAGCACGTCGTACAACTCCGGCTTTTGAACCAGCTGCATGCACATGTTGTCGACCAGGACCTCGTGATACTCGATGTCGCGATACTCCTCCGCAACCTGTCCGCAGACGCGGAAGAAGAGGCCATCGGTGAACTTCATGATGTTGGCCTTGGCCACCGAAGTCACCTTGCGGCGTCCGTTTGCCCGGGCGTAGTCAAATGCAAATCGGGCAATGCGCTCCGTGCCGGTGGTAGAGATCGGTTTGATTGAGATGGCTGCATCCGCCGCTATCTTGCCCCCGGCCATGTCGATAATCGTCCGCGCTTCGGCCGAGTGCGCCTCGTACTCCACGCCGGCGTACAGATCCTCGGTGTTTTCGCGAACCACAACCAGGTCCACATCCTGGTAGCGAGAGCGAATGCCCGGGTAGTATTTGCACGGCCGAAGGCATGCGTAGAGGTCCAGCTCCTTGCGCAGCGCCACATTCACCGACCGGAATCCTGTACCGATCGGCGTGGTGATGGGCCCTTTCAGCGCCACGCGATTCCGGCGGATGCTGTCGATAACTTCCTGCGGCAGCGGCGTGCCGCGGCTCGCCATGACGTCGACGCCGGCATCCTGCACATCCCAGTTGAACTCAACGCCGGTGGCTTCCAAAACGCGGCGGGCCGCCTGCAC from Armatimonadota bacterium harbors:
- a CDS encoding isocitrate/isopropylmalate dehydrogenase family protein, yielding MAHNVTLIRGDGTGPELVQAARRVLEATGVEFNWDVQDAGVDVMASRGTPLPQEVIDSIRRNRVALKGPITTPIGTGFRSVNVALRKELDLYACLRPCKYYPGIRSRYQDVDLVVVRENTEDLYAGVEYEAHSAEARTIIDMAGGKIAADAAISIKPISTTGTERIARFAFDYARANGRRKVTSVAKANIMKFTDGLFFRVCGQVAEEYRDIEYHEVLVDNMCMQLVQKPELYDVLVLPNLYGDILSDLCAGLVGGLGVAPGANIGHHAALFEPTHGSAPKYKGQNKVNPTALILSGVLMLRHLHEEEAANRLESAVAAVIAAGKQVTYDMKPDRSDPTAVGTSQMADAIIQTMQAA